A section of the Humulus lupulus chromosome 2, drHumLupu1.1, whole genome shotgun sequence genome encodes:
- the LOC133819310 gene encoding probable protein phosphatase 2C 35 isoform X2, whose translation MGCIHGKCCSRYPSSSNDDPRDFTEADPYGAQRKHMLAQRSLETVLVPSHNFHLEYSALTQRGYYPDSLDKENQDCYSIKTQLQGDPNVHFFSVFDGHGQFGAQCSNFVKDKVVELLSDDPALLDDPEKAFNSAFETTNNELHNNSDIDDSMSGTTAITVLVIGDTLFVANVGDSRAVIAVKDGNQIIAEDLSYDQTPFRRDEYERVKLCGARVLSVDQVEGLKDPDIQSWGNEESEGGDPPRLWVQNGMYPGTAFTRSVGDSTAERIGVVADPEVSKVQLTPNHLFFIVASDGVFEFLSSQAVVNMAARYTDPRDACAAIAGESYKLWLEHESRTDDITIIIVHIKGLNQLVLQMDQVGSTVDLH comes from the exons ATGGGTTGTATCCATGGAAAGTGTTGCAGTCGCTACCCTTCATCTTCTAACGACGATCCTAGAGACTTCACGGAAGCTGATCCGTACGGTGCTCAGAGAAAACACATGCTCGCACAGAGATCATTAGAGACTGTTCTTGTTCCTTCTCATAACTTCCATTTAGAGTACTCTGCTCTCACTCAACGAGGTTACTACCCAGACTCACTTGATAAAGAAAACCAAGACTGTTACTCCATCAAAACGCAGCTTCAAGGTGATCCAAATGTCCATTTCTTTAGTGTATTTGATGGGCACGGTCAATTTGGTGCTCAGTGCTCCAATTTCGTCAAGGACAAGGTAGTCGAATTACTATCAGACGATCCCGCATTGCTAGATGATCCTGAAAAAGCTTTCAATTCGGCTTTTGAAACGACCAACAACGAGTTACACAACAACAGCGATATAGACGATTCAATGAGCGGTACCACGGCGATCACCGTGCTTGTCATCGGCGACACCCTTTTCGTCGCCAATGTGGGTGATTCGAGAGCTGTTATCGCTGTTAAAGACGGGAATCAAATTATTGCGGAGGACTTGTCTTATGATCAGACTCCATTTAGGAGAGACGAGTATGAAAGAGTGAAGCTCTGTGGAGCGAGGGTTCTGAGTGTTGACCAAGTGGAAGGGCTTAAGGATCCTGATATTCAGAGTTGGGGAAATGAAGAGAGCGAAGGCGGTGATCCGCCGAGGCTGTGGGTTCAGAATGGAATGTATCCCGGGACTGCGTTTACAAGGAGTGTGGGGGATAGTACGGCGGAGAGAATTGGTGTTGTAGCTGATCCAGAGGTGTCAAAGGTTCAGCTAACACCAAATCATCTCTTCTTTATAGTTGCAAGTGATGGAGTGTTCGAGTTCCTTTCAAGTCAAGCTGTTGTAAACATG GCGGCGAGATATACAGATCCTCGGGATGCTTGTGCTGCCATTGCTGGAGAGTCTTACAAGCTATGGTTGGAACATGAAAGTCGGACAGATGATATAACAATCATCATTGTTCACATCAAAGGCTTGAAT CAACTGGTTCTGCAGATGGATCAAGTGGGATCAACGGTAGATCTGCAttaa
- the LOC133819310 gene encoding probable protein phosphatase 2C 35 isoform X1: MGCIHGKCCSRYPSSSNDDPRDFTEADPYGAQRKHMLAQRSLETVLVPSHNFHLEYSALTQRGYYPDSLDKENQDCYSIKTQLQGDPNVHFFSVFDGHGQFGAQCSNFVKDKVVELLSDDPALLDDPEKAFNSAFETTNNELHNNSDIDDSMSGTTAITVLVIGDTLFVANVGDSRAVIAVKDGNQIIAEDLSYDQTPFRRDEYERVKLCGARVLSVDQVEGLKDPDIQSWGNEESEGGDPPRLWVQNGMYPGTAFTRSVGDSTAERIGVVADPEVSKVQLTPNHLFFIVASDGVFEFLSSQAVVNMAARYTDPRDACAAIAGESYKLWLEHESRTDDITIIIVHIKGLNSATGSADGSSGINGRSALRKGKGTLETSATTGSEVYRSVRNDFSDLQSCHYHVSMNRSPAIVVPSPTCLRPLEV, translated from the exons ATGGGTTGTATCCATGGAAAGTGTTGCAGTCGCTACCCTTCATCTTCTAACGACGATCCTAGAGACTTCACGGAAGCTGATCCGTACGGTGCTCAGAGAAAACACATGCTCGCACAGAGATCATTAGAGACTGTTCTTGTTCCTTCTCATAACTTCCATTTAGAGTACTCTGCTCTCACTCAACGAGGTTACTACCCAGACTCACTTGATAAAGAAAACCAAGACTGTTACTCCATCAAAACGCAGCTTCAAGGTGATCCAAATGTCCATTTCTTTAGTGTATTTGATGGGCACGGTCAATTTGGTGCTCAGTGCTCCAATTTCGTCAAGGACAAGGTAGTCGAATTACTATCAGACGATCCCGCATTGCTAGATGATCCTGAAAAAGCTTTCAATTCGGCTTTTGAAACGACCAACAACGAGTTACACAACAACAGCGATATAGACGATTCAATGAGCGGTACCACGGCGATCACCGTGCTTGTCATCGGCGACACCCTTTTCGTCGCCAATGTGGGTGATTCGAGAGCTGTTATCGCTGTTAAAGACGGGAATCAAATTATTGCGGAGGACTTGTCTTATGATCAGACTCCATTTAGGAGAGACGAGTATGAAAGAGTGAAGCTCTGTGGAGCGAGGGTTCTGAGTGTTGACCAAGTGGAAGGGCTTAAGGATCCTGATATTCAGAGTTGGGGAAATGAAGAGAGCGAAGGCGGTGATCCGCCGAGGCTGTGGGTTCAGAATGGAATGTATCCCGGGACTGCGTTTACAAGGAGTGTGGGGGATAGTACGGCGGAGAGAATTGGTGTTGTAGCTGATCCAGAGGTGTCAAAGGTTCAGCTAACACCAAATCATCTCTTCTTTATAGTTGCAAGTGATGGAGTGTTCGAGTTCCTTTCAAGTCAAGCTGTTGTAAACATG GCGGCGAGATATACAGATCCTCGGGATGCTTGTGCTGCCATTGCTGGAGAGTCTTACAAGCTATGGTTGGAACATGAAAGTCGGACAGATGATATAACAATCATCATTGTTCACATCAAAGGCTTGAAT TCAGCAACTGGTTCTGCAGATGGATCAAGTGGGATCAACGGTAGATCTGCAttaagaaaagggaaaggaactTTGGAGACATCTGCCACCACAGGGTCAGAAGTCTATCGCTCGGTAAGAAATGATTTCTCAGATCTACAATCCTGTCATTATCATGTTTCAATGAATCGAAGTCCAGCCATTGTTGTTCCATCACCGACATGTCTAAGGCCCCTGGAAGTG TGA